Proteins found in one Fodinibius saliphilus genomic segment:
- a CDS encoding class I adenylate-forming enzyme family protein, translating into MYYNDWLTKRKRHTPHKEAVIDTSSGNRYTYEKLNEQADRLAFYLQHNQGLEAGDRLAVVSKNNIEYIVLFFACAKVGVIMVPLNYRLPKAGLMELVEDSKPHLLVYADKFKSVVKEAGKEYSLLSIDTIQNVLKSEGGKLELYHAKAEEIAMILYTSGTTGRSKGAMISWQQVHWNSLNTEISLGLTSDDSSFVNTPFYHTGGWHVLLTPLIHHGGKLVLQSEFDAAACNNLIEEEEVSILFGIPTMLRMMMEEESFMNTDFSSVRFAICGGESCPVPIIKKYQEKGVPIRQGYGLTEAGPNCYSLPAEDAIRKKGSVGFPNFHIGVKIVDEQNEEVSRGEVGELLMKGPHVFSGYWQNSEATDQALDEGWLHTGDLFRCDNDGYYYMVGRKKEMYISGGENVYPVQVEKVIYEHDAVAQVAVIGVPDEQWGEVGCAFVVVHDDAVLSEEVLLSHCRKYLAGYQLPKHIAFRDELPVGDSNKIQKRDLEEEFRSLKHE; encoded by the coding sequence ATGTATTATAACGATTGGCTAACAAAACGGAAGCGGCATACGCCCCATAAAGAGGCAGTAATCGATACCTCTTCGGGTAATCGATATACGTATGAGAAATTGAATGAACAGGCCGACCGATTGGCATTTTACCTCCAGCACAATCAGGGTCTTGAAGCAGGAGATCGCTTGGCCGTGGTATCCAAAAACAACATAGAATATATAGTGTTGTTCTTTGCATGCGCAAAAGTCGGGGTCATTATGGTCCCGTTGAACTATCGGTTACCCAAAGCGGGTCTCATGGAATTAGTTGAGGACTCTAAGCCGCATCTGCTGGTGTATGCTGATAAATTTAAATCGGTGGTGAAAGAGGCCGGTAAGGAGTACTCACTATTGTCTATAGACACCATACAAAATGTTCTGAAGTCCGAAGGAGGCAAACTGGAGCTATACCATGCCAAAGCCGAAGAAATCGCAATGATTCTCTATACTTCTGGTACTACCGGTCGTTCAAAGGGGGCAATGATTTCATGGCAGCAGGTTCACTGGAATTCCCTCAATACTGAGATCAGCCTCGGGCTCACGTCCGATGATTCTTCTTTTGTAAATACTCCTTTTTATCACACCGGCGGTTGGCATGTATTACTAACGCCGTTAATTCATCATGGGGGCAAGCTGGTACTGCAATCAGAATTTGATGCAGCAGCATGTAACAATCTGATAGAAGAAGAGGAGGTTAGTATACTGTTTGGGATCCCCACCATGTTACGTATGATGATGGAGGAAGAAAGTTTTATGAATACTGATTTTAGTAGTGTCCGTTTTGCTATATGTGGTGGTGAATCATGTCCCGTTCCTATTATCAAAAAATACCAAGAGAAGGGAGTACCCATTCGTCAGGGCTATGGCCTTACCGAAGCCGGCCCCAATTGTTATTCGCTTCCTGCCGAAGATGCTATCCGTAAAAAAGGGTCAGTAGGCTTTCCAAATTTCCATATAGGGGTCAAAATTGTTGATGAGCAAAATGAGGAAGTATCCAGAGGAGAGGTGGGGGAACTCTTGATGAAAGGACCGCATGTGTTTTCAGGTTATTGGCAAAATTCAGAAGCTACAGACCAAGCCCTTGATGAAGGTTGGTTGCATACAGGTGACCTATTCCGTTGTGATAATGATGGTTACTATTATATGGTGGGGCGCAAAAAGGAGATGTATATCAGTGGCGGTGAGAATGTTTACCCGGTTCAGGTAGAGAAAGTAATTTATGAGCACGATGCAGTAGCACAAGTAGCCGTTATTGGTGTGCCGGATGAACAGTGGGGAGAAGTCGGCTGTGCCTTTGTTGTGGTACATGATGATGCTGTATTATCAGAAGAGGTTCTGTTATCGCATTGCCGGAAATATTTAGCGGGATATCAGTTGCCCAAACATATTGCGTTTAGAGATGAACTTCCGGTGGGGGACTCTAATAAAATTCAGAAACGGGATCTGGAAGAGGAATTTAGGTCATTGAAGCATGAATGA
- a CDS encoding TonB-dependent receptor: protein MRKLVTITLFCALMFIASSAWAQNSGTITGTVTDEETGEVMPGVNVSLVGTTKGAATDKSGIYKITDLANGQYRVKATYLGFGSFESDPVTVEAGKTVTVDIQLEKTVWSGNEVVVSASKGRSAEKITDAPATIEVIDDQQLSQSASFNTGELLSRLKGVDYVRTGVYGTGINVRGFNSAFNTKVLQMTDGRLSTLIATELPFGLMEPKIKEDIARTEVVLGPSAALYGPNAHNGLINTISKDPRNTEGTTVVVGGGSQEQFTGRLRYADEITEGVGLKITGGYTRGKEFAYTDTVYFGSQASREIGLEPDFDVLKGEAGLYFDVGDESDIILNYGGSNSNYIGVTNAGRNNIKDWQVHYLQGRFSSENLFMQVNHTWSKTDDTFAMNQRTQNYLTFKNAGFSEEEARERSFTEQWAGSSPSNGVALDRGSVFKDDSRRLAAEVQYNNNIGNFNYIIGAQYQRDIANSKGTYLLDSDGNSDIVINQIGFSVQLEKTLGFGGLKAIFAARGDNHDKYGFNFIPKAGLLRVGEKGTWRFTYGKGIAAPTILNMEMNLFGGIVLGNGEGFTLSDGSTIDPIDVETIQTLELGYKGTPLSNLFVDANAYYNFSEDFLSPLNNIVPQAFSGGPIVTKRGDQPISELQSGIVQPGDFVLTYLNYGKVNTYGFDLGLNYFINDEISIKMNYSYFDFSLDKSDLSNDANGDGEVQTTDLPINTPKNKISLGLNVNKDKFFGSIFGRWVQSYNFFSGINVASETNRDITVGGDPVVENARVGRDWNDGPLGGFVNIDISGGYKFSDYVTVSAQVTNLFGSEVREFVASPTIGRMAMIELKANLPTF, encoded by the coding sequence ATGAGAAAACTAGTAACTATTACATTGTTCTGTGCCTTGATGTTTATAGCATCAAGTGCCTGGGCGCAAAATAGTGGCACTATAACGGGGACGGTTACAGATGAGGAAACCGGAGAGGTCATGCCCGGGGTTAATGTATCTTTGGTAGGCACCACTAAAGGTGCGGCCACAGATAAATCAGGAATTTACAAGATTACTGACCTTGCTAATGGCCAATATAGAGTAAAAGCCACTTATCTTGGTTTCGGGTCATTTGAGAGTGATCCTGTTACTGTCGAAGCAGGGAAAACAGTAACTGTGGATATTCAGCTGGAGAAGACCGTTTGGTCTGGGAATGAGGTGGTTGTATCAGCTTCAAAGGGGAGGAGCGCAGAAAAAATTACAGATGCTCCTGCTACAATCGAGGTTATTGACGATCAACAGCTTTCGCAGTCTGCTTCGTTTAATACCGGGGAGTTGCTCTCTAGGTTAAAAGGTGTTGACTACGTTCGTACTGGTGTTTATGGAACAGGTATCAATGTACGTGGTTTTAACAGTGCTTTTAATACGAAGGTATTGCAAATGACTGATGGTCGGCTTTCTACGTTAATTGCTACTGAGTTACCATTCGGTTTGATGGAGCCTAAGATAAAAGAAGACATAGCCCGAACAGAGGTGGTGTTGGGTCCTTCTGCAGCATTGTATGGCCCTAATGCTCATAATGGTCTTATCAATACCATATCCAAGGATCCCAGGAATACTGAAGGTACCACTGTCGTGGTAGGTGGAGGTAGCCAAGAACAGTTTACAGGACGTTTACGTTACGCTGATGAAATAACTGAGGGGGTAGGTCTGAAAATAACCGGAGGATATACCCGTGGTAAAGAGTTTGCTTATACCGACACCGTATATTTTGGTAGCCAGGCATCTCGTGAAATAGGATTGGAACCGGATTTTGATGTGCTCAAAGGAGAAGCAGGACTGTATTTCGATGTAGGGGACGAATCAGACATTATTTTGAATTACGGGGGTAGTAACAGTAATTATATTGGGGTGACAAATGCCGGAAGAAATAATATCAAAGACTGGCAAGTTCATTACCTGCAAGGACGATTTAGTTCAGAAAACTTGTTTATGCAGGTAAACCACACCTGGAGTAAGACCGATGATACTTTTGCAATGAACCAGCGAACGCAAAATTACCTTACATTCAAAAATGCCGGATTCAGTGAAGAAGAGGCGCGGGAACGTTCATTTACGGAGCAATGGGCTGGTAGTTCGCCCAGCAATGGAGTAGCCCTAGATCGGGGTTCGGTTTTTAAAGATGATTCTAGGCGTTTGGCAGCAGAAGTCCAGTATAATAACAATATCGGTAACTTTAATTACATTATTGGTGCACAATATCAACGAGACATCGCAAACAGTAAGGGGACATACCTGCTGGATAGTGATGGGAATAGTGATATTGTTATCAACCAAATTGGGTTTTCTGTTCAATTGGAAAAAACGCTGGGCTTTGGTGGTCTAAAAGCTATATTTGCAGCTCGAGGGGATAATCACGATAAATATGGATTCAACTTTATCCCTAAAGCAGGATTGTTACGGGTAGGGGAAAAGGGCACTTGGCGATTTACCTACGGCAAGGGAATTGCAGCTCCTACAATCCTAAACATGGAGATGAACCTATTTGGGGGTATCGTATTGGGTAATGGTGAAGGGTTTACACTTAGCGATGGTTCAACAATTGATCCCATTGATGTGGAAACTATACAGACTTTGGAGTTGGGATATAAGGGAACTCCACTTTCAAATCTGTTTGTAGATGCTAATGCGTATTATAATTTCTCCGAAGACTTTTTAAGTCCCTTAAACAATATTGTTCCTCAAGCATTCTCAGGTGGTCCTATCGTTACAAAAAGAGGCGACCAGCCTATTAGTGAACTCCAGAGCGGTATTGTACAGCCTGGTGACTTTGTGCTCACCTATTTAAACTATGGTAAAGTTAATACTTATGGTTTTGATCTGGGGCTGAATTATTTCATTAATGATGAAATAAGTATTAAGATGAATTACTCATATTTTGATTTTTCCTTGGATAAAAGTGATCTGTCCAATGATGCGAATGGAGATGGTGAGGTGCAGACCACAGACTTGCCTATTAACACCCCAAAAAACAAAATAAGTCTCGGGCTCAATGTTAATAAAGACAAGTTTTTTGGAAGCATATTTGGACGCTGGGTTCAGAGTTATAACTTCTTCTCAGGAATCAATGTAGCATCAGAGACAAACAGAGATATTACCGTAGGTGGTGATCCTGTTGTTGAAAATGCACGGGTAGGCAGAGACTGGAATGACGGTCCTTTGGGAGGCTTTGTAAATATTGATATAAGTGGAGGTTATAAGTTTAGCGATTATGTAACTGTGTCGGCACAGGTTACTAATTTGTTTGGATCCGAAGTCCGAGAGTTTGTTGCTTCTCCAACAATTGGGCGAATGGCGATGATTGAATTGAAAGCTAACCTTCCTACATTTTAA
- a CDS encoding sodium/pantothenate symporter yields the protein MQKYIDMDLASSTMVTAGWILILCYAAIILYFVIRGAGQTKELDDYALGSMMFSPTAVGLSLAASITSAATFIINPGFVALYGFSGVIALGLALPLATLGSLILFTKGFRSYGANVKALSMADWIRKKYDSRRFGIFFGFLSLLLITFIVLICVGLTKVLSSTLNLPELYVLTGIIIFIFGYMMYGGANSMVYTNTIQAVLMVIVAFILLGSGYEHFSNGISGFLDKLNAIDPKLTQLTNDSSFLFRDYFEIFVAPFIVGIAIVCQPHILTKSLLLNNEKDVNRYLLVGIAAQFLFFLVVIAGLYARISFADLSVNGEALPMDGIISAYVVKEFTVAVALIIVLGLISAGISTLESLIQSLSTSITNDIIGPLGGSSLFERELWGLPAKLVCNRVVIVAMAIVAAILSWQQLMNPKLSVGIFAQNGVYAYFSAAFVPILMGMFFRDVPKSAPIWASVTAVIVHFTVYYGQIRVPFSEADGENPGVAAALAIISAVAVGFSIYATKNRGLTLRSEKTESAVAQ from the coding sequence ATGCAAAAGTATATAGATATGGACCTAGCATCATCCACAATGGTTACAGCAGGTTGGATTCTGATTCTCTGTTATGCCGCGATCATACTCTATTTCGTAATTAGAGGGGCCGGACAAACCAAAGAGTTGGATGATTACGCTTTGGGCAGTATGATGTTTTCGCCTACTGCAGTGGGGCTCTCATTGGCAGCATCTATCACTAGTGCAGCAACTTTTATAATTAATCCAGGTTTTGTTGCCCTGTACGGATTTAGTGGTGTTATCGCCCTGGGCCTAGCCCTTCCGCTGGCAACTTTAGGATCGTTGATCTTATTCACAAAGGGATTTCGAAGCTATGGGGCTAATGTCAAAGCGTTAAGTATGGCCGACTGGATTCGAAAAAAATACGATAGCAGAAGGTTTGGCATCTTTTTCGGATTCTTATCGTTGCTGCTTATAACTTTTATTGTGCTGATTTGCGTGGGACTTACCAAAGTGCTCTCCAGTACGTTAAATCTGCCAGAACTTTATGTACTCACCGGTATTATCATATTTATTTTCGGATATATGATGTACGGGGGGGCCAATTCCATGGTATATACAAATACTATCCAAGCGGTGCTGATGGTGATTGTGGCATTTATACTGTTGGGCTCCGGATACGAACATTTTAGCAATGGCATCTCAGGCTTTTTGGATAAACTGAATGCTATCGATCCCAAACTAACGCAGCTGACTAATGATAGTAGTTTCCTGTTTCGAGATTACTTTGAAATATTTGTGGCTCCCTTTATTGTAGGTATTGCCATTGTTTGTCAGCCGCATATACTTACGAAATCGTTGTTACTTAACAATGAAAAGGATGTGAACCGGTACCTATTAGTTGGCATAGCGGCTCAATTTTTATTCTTTTTGGTCGTCATCGCAGGATTATACGCGCGTATAAGCTTTGCTGATTTATCAGTTAATGGAGAGGCATTGCCAATGGATGGTATCATTTCGGCCTACGTTGTTAAAGAATTTACGGTAGCGGTAGCACTTATTATAGTTTTGGGATTGATTTCAGCAGGTATCTCTACACTCGAAAGTCTAATACAGTCCCTGTCAACCTCTATTACTAATGATATTATCGGCCCCTTAGGGGGATCATCACTATTTGAACGAGAATTGTGGGGCTTGCCGGCAAAACTCGTTTGTAATCGTGTGGTAATTGTAGCCATGGCTATTGTTGCCGCAATACTTTCATGGCAACAGCTCATGAACCCCAAATTAAGCGTAGGCATTTTTGCTCAAAATGGTGTTTATGCCTACTTCTCAGCAGCCTTTGTACCCATTTTAATGGGGATGTTCTTTCGTGATGTACCCAAATCTGCTCCCATTTGGGCATCGGTAACAGCAGTCATTGTGCATTTTACGGTGTATTATGGACAGATAAGAGTTCCTTTTTCAGAAGCGGACGGAGAAAATCCAGGAGTGGCAGCAGCCCTGGCGATTATTAGTGCAGTAGCTGTTGGTTTTAGCATATACGCCACAAAGAACAGGGGACTTACTCTGAGAAGTGAGAAAACGGAATCAGCAGTAGCACAATAA
- a CDS encoding alpha/beta hydrolase, with translation MNEITHLKGVTSRFITTERIRMHLLIAGEVASPPVLFLHGNTCSSTVWEPLMKALSDKYYCIAPDLRGFGQTEDQIIDATKGIEDWVEDLASLVNALELSHYHLVGHSLGGFVCWGMIDRMANFIDTVTLISPGPPMGFGGIHEATGIANNKDYSGSGGGIVVDEFVERLRAGDRSTEDPLFSPRNTMNRLFWKEGFRAEREDEILSAMLQIHTGEMKYPGDYRKSDYWPGVAPGKYGPVNALSPKYNTNLLQQFVEASPKPPLLWIHGKDDKIISDQSYSDPGYQGKLKLRKGWPGSDSYPPQPMIAQIKYALQQYLGQGGKVDKKFIDDCGHTPFIEKQGEVLDTMVGYFESKNNDLRN, from the coding sequence ATGAATGAAATCACTCATCTTAAGGGTGTCACTTCTCGGTTTATAACTACCGAAAGAATCCGGATGCACTTGCTTATCGCTGGTGAAGTAGCAAGTCCGCCTGTGTTATTTTTGCATGGAAATACCTGTTCTTCAACTGTCTGGGAGCCGTTAATGAAGGCTCTATCTGATAAATACTACTGTATAGCACCCGATCTGCGTGGGTTTGGGCAGACTGAAGACCAAATTATTGATGCTACAAAAGGAATAGAAGATTGGGTTGAGGATCTGGCTTCATTAGTTAATGCCTTGGAGTTATCGCATTATCATTTGGTAGGCCATTCTCTGGGAGGGTTTGTATGCTGGGGGATGATTGATCGAATGGCAAATTTTATTGACACCGTAACACTTATTTCACCGGGACCGCCCATGGGGTTTGGAGGCATTCACGAAGCCACGGGAATCGCAAATAATAAGGATTATTCCGGTTCAGGGGGCGGTATTGTGGTTGATGAATTTGTGGAACGTCTCAGGGCCGGAGATCGGTCGACAGAAGATCCTTTGTTTTCACCAAGGAATACAATGAACAGGCTTTTTTGGAAAGAAGGGTTTCGGGCGGAGCGAGAAGATGAAATCTTGTCAGCCATGCTCCAAATTCATACTGGAGAAATGAAATATCCGGGTGATTACAGGAAATCTGATTATTGGCCGGGGGTAGCGCCCGGTAAATATGGGCCGGTAAATGCGCTTTCTCCCAAATACAATACCAATTTACTACAGCAATTTGTAGAGGCTAGTCCTAAGCCACCACTGCTCTGGATTCACGGAAAAGATGACAAAATTATTTCCGATCAGTCATATTCTGACCCGGGGTACCAGGGAAAGTTGAAGTTAAGGAAAGGTTGGCCGGGTAGTGATAGCTATCCTCCACAACCGATGATAGCTCAAATTAAATATGCATTGCAGCAATATCTGGGGCAAGGGGGGAAAGTTGATAAAAAGTTCATCGATGATTGTGGACATACACCCTTTATAGAAAAGCAAGGAGAGGTACTTGATACCATGGTGGGGTATTTTGAGAGTAAAAATAACGATTTACGTAATTAA
- a CDS encoding M48 family metalloprotease: MFRKYLVPSFIFLLVTGIAATIALKTLNIKNSVDMRNGPGSYYKLLLRLQPGSEVEQLEREQQWLKVKTPKEVGWIPERSVYTQKQKKEPDDNGSLKETAENAFDELSDKKNDTASDPYASRAQVAAAVKGFAQSFTSQKTTAQEENLLKNFDSYVDKAAYKQFRNQRLDNWSWAKAQSRLAIDPGKAPALNPQREQAGWGIANVIAQRGLLKDKALQQYLTHIALVIAENSHRYETTVQVYILETNKITGFAAPNGSIFVSKGALQLMKNEAGFAYFVAHELAHIVFNHGAKETEKREPKIRAEEGFEELNEETGQNRDQKYIETEAELTKWANQVYEYTIKDRLNEYEYEADYWGLAYTYRAGYDAYQGLELLKRIYDRQGDFDRGIGLVKWEGTSLRKRITKVKKHLQDFNISSGFGNQHTSTFQQMVRDI; this comes from the coding sequence ATGTTTCGAAAGTACCTTGTACCTTCGTTCATCTTTCTTCTAGTTACAGGAATTGCTGCAACCATTGCATTAAAAACATTAAACATCAAGAACAGTGTAGATATGCGTAATGGGCCTGGCTCATACTATAAACTACTTCTCAGGCTACAACCCGGATCAGAAGTGGAACAGTTAGAACGAGAGCAGCAATGGTTGAAAGTTAAGACCCCAAAAGAGGTAGGGTGGATACCGGAGCGTTCTGTTTATACACAAAAACAAAAAAAAGAACCTGATGATAACGGCTCCTTAAAAGAGACTGCAGAGAATGCCTTTGATGAACTCTCCGATAAAAAAAATGATACTGCTAGTGATCCGTATGCCTCACGGGCCCAGGTTGCAGCTGCTGTAAAAGGATTTGCCCAAAGCTTTACTTCCCAGAAAACAACTGCTCAAGAAGAGAACCTTCTTAAGAACTTTGATAGTTATGTAGATAAAGCTGCCTACAAACAATTCAGAAATCAAAGGTTAGATAACTGGAGTTGGGCCAAGGCACAATCACGACTCGCAATAGATCCTGGTAAGGCCCCTGCCTTAAACCCTCAAAGAGAACAAGCAGGATGGGGCATTGCCAATGTTATAGCCCAGCGAGGACTCCTAAAAGATAAAGCCTTACAGCAGTATTTAACTCATATTGCATTAGTAATAGCTGAAAACTCTCATCGCTATGAAACCACTGTTCAGGTCTATATTCTGGAGACTAACAAAATCACAGGCTTTGCCGCTCCAAACGGCAGTATCTTTGTCTCCAAGGGGGCGCTTCAACTTATGAAGAATGAAGCAGGATTTGCCTATTTCGTTGCTCATGAATTAGCACATATTGTCTTTAATCACGGTGCTAAAGAAACAGAAAAACGGGAACCAAAAATTAGAGCTGAAGAAGGGTTCGAAGAATTAAATGAAGAGACAGGACAAAATAGAGATCAAAAGTATATTGAAACAGAAGCAGAACTAACGAAATGGGCTAACCAAGTTTACGAATACACGATTAAAGATCGCCTTAATGAATATGAATATGAAGCCGATTACTGGGGACTTGCATATACCTATAGGGCAGGATACGACGCTTACCAGGGACTTGAACTGCTAAAGCGAATTTATGACCGTCAAGGAGATTTTGACCGAGGTATTGGCCTTGTAAAATGGGAAGGTACTTCGTTGCGAAAAAGAATTACTAAAGTTAAAAAACACCTTCAAGATTTTAATATATCGTCCGGCTTTGGAAACCAGCACACATCAACATTCCAACAAATGGTAAGGGATATATAA
- a CDS encoding CHASE2 domain-containing protein — protein MLGFSTGIFDALDRLILDSKFRYLQQEDPNKKIVLVSIDEKSLSYFNKNGMYWPWPREFYQITTDYLSQSGAELIIYDILFDTPDFDRRNISGTRSDKRFIQSLENAQNSILAFKSTAAQDSIGAAVNQYAALKHYQINDKGPYQQPHLLTSRPIQKLAQSTKRMGNTVMSADEDGLIRTVHLFDSLAHKGYVPTLSMAAYLELLDGKPKLEWKKQGLQVGDKVVPLQENGDYLINWYSKGGVQEGTFPYYSFHAIVQSAIQKMRDSTATVPLPPSVFQDKIVIIGASAAGLGDIKSTPMSSLEAFPGMEIQATILNNLIGENFITQPPSWLNGVILLLLCVGIPILIAYSRPTKGASITIGILILILLSGLALFSFSRIWIPTGMFFVMGVITYSGSAAYKYFAEEKQKKKIRSAFGQYVQPEFVKQLIAQPKLLKLGGEKKHLTVMFSDLAGFTSISESKPPEELVSFLNEYLGAMTNIIFDHSGTVDKYIGDAVMAFWGAPISQENHAELACRSTIKMLEKVNQMTPQNTDTHARFGIATGDMIVGNIGSYNRFNYTVLGDTVNLAARLEAANKNYGSRAMISEKTYELVKKQFVCRPLDMLVVKGKTKPVRVYELMADKESPNNLERLNKATYLYQNGLNHYYNRNWNEAITAFREVTELLPEDGPSLMYIERCQKFIKEPPPANWDGVFHLKTK, from the coding sequence TTGCTGGGATTTTCAACAGGTATTTTTGATGCACTTGACCGTTTAATATTAGACTCTAAGTTCCGATACCTCCAGCAAGAAGATCCGAACAAAAAGATTGTACTTGTTAGCATAGATGAAAAAAGCCTCTCCTATTTTAATAAAAATGGGATGTATTGGCCTTGGCCCCGAGAGTTTTATCAAATAACAACAGACTACCTGTCGCAATCGGGAGCCGAACTCATTATATATGATATTCTTTTTGATACCCCGGATTTTGATCGCCGTAATATCTCTGGCACGCGAAGCGATAAACGGTTTATACAATCGCTTGAGAATGCCCAAAACAGTATTCTTGCATTTAAATCAACAGCAGCTCAAGATTCTATTGGTGCAGCCGTCAATCAGTATGCTGCGCTTAAACACTATCAAATAAATGATAAGGGCCCATATCAACAACCGCACCTGCTTACATCTAGGCCGATACAAAAGCTAGCCCAGTCGACCAAGCGTATGGGCAATACTGTTATGTCTGCCGATGAGGACGGGTTGATCCGAACAGTACACCTTTTTGATAGCTTAGCTCATAAAGGATATGTACCTACTTTATCAATGGCAGCTTATCTAGAATTACTTGATGGCAAACCTAAATTGGAATGGAAAAAACAGGGACTGCAAGTTGGAGATAAAGTTGTCCCACTTCAAGAAAACGGAGACTATCTTATCAACTGGTATAGTAAAGGAGGCGTACAGGAGGGTACCTTTCCTTATTACTCATTTCATGCTATTGTTCAGAGTGCCATCCAGAAAATGAGAGATTCTACTGCAACCGTCCCACTCCCGCCATCTGTATTTCAAGATAAAATTGTGATTATAGGAGCCTCTGCAGCTGGACTTGGAGATATTAAAAGCACACCTATGAGTTCCCTGGAAGCCTTCCCCGGCATGGAAATTCAGGCCACTATCCTAAACAACCTTATAGGAGAGAATTTTATAACCCAGCCTCCTTCCTGGCTGAACGGTGTTATTCTGTTACTGCTATGTGTTGGAATACCAATTTTAATTGCATACAGCCGTCCAACAAAGGGGGCCTCAATAACAATCGGAATATTAATACTGATTTTATTATCCGGACTGGCACTTTTTAGCTTCAGCAGAATCTGGATTCCTACCGGTATGTTTTTTGTAATGGGGGTGATTACTTATAGTGGCTCTGCAGCATACAAATATTTTGCCGAAGAAAAACAAAAGAAAAAGATAAGATCTGCTTTTGGTCAATACGTACAACCTGAGTTTGTAAAACAGCTTATTGCCCAACCCAAGTTGTTAAAATTAGGAGGAGAAAAGAAACATCTTACGGTTATGTTTTCAGATTTGGCCGGCTTTACCAGCATTTCTGAGTCTAAACCTCCAGAAGAACTGGTATCCTTTCTGAATGAATACCTTGGGGCTATGACAAACATCATTTTTGACCACTCGGGAACAGTAGATAAATATATTGGAGATGCTGTTATGGCATTTTGGGGGGCTCCCATCAGCCAGGAAAATCATGCGGAACTCGCCTGTCGCAGTACCATAAAAATGCTTGAAAAGGTTAATCAGATGACTCCACAAAATACTGATACCCATGCACGTTTCGGTATTGCAACCGGTGATATGATTGTAGGAAATATTGGCTCATATAATCGCTTTAACTATACCGTACTCGGAGATACAGTCAACCTTGCAGCCCGACTCGAAGCAGCAAATAAGAACTATGGGAGTCGCGCTATGATTTCTGAAAAAACTTATGAATTAGTAAAAAAGCAGTTTGTATGCCGCCCACTTGATATGCTAGTCGTTAAGGGGAAAACAAAACCTGTACGCGTTTATGAACTTATGGCAGATAAAGAATCACCAAATAACCTTGAAAGGCTTAATAAGGCAACGTATCTCTACCAGAATGGCTTAAATCACTACTACAATAGAAATTGGAATGAGGCTATTACTGCTTTCAGAGAAGTAACAGAATTACTGCCTGAAGACGGTCCTTCGCTCATGTATATCGAGAGATGTCAAAAATTCATTAAAGAACCGCCCCCTGCCAACTGGGATGGCGTTTTCCACCTCAAAACAAAATAA